In Streptomyces sp. Li-HN-5-11, the sequence CGGCTATCTCGACCTGTTCACCGGTGACAACTCCTACGCCAAGCAGTGGAAGTTCACCGACGCCCCGGACGCCGACGCGCGGGCCGTGCAGGCCGCGTACTGGGCGGACGTGTGGGCCAAGCAGCAGGGCAAGGGCTCGGACGTGTCGGCCACCGTCGGCAAGGCGGCGAAGATGGGCGACTACCTGCGCTACGCCATGTACGACAAGTACTTCAAGAAGATCGGCAACTGCGTCGGCCCGTCCACCTGCCCGGCCGGTACCGGCAAGGACGCCTCGGACTACCTGCTGTCCTGGTACTACGCCTGGGGCGGGGCACTGGACTCCTCCTCGGGCTGGGCGTGGCGCATCGGCTCCAGCCATGTCCACGGCGGCTACCAGAACCCGCTCGCCGCGTACGCGCTCAGCAGTTACGCCGACCTGAAGCCCAAGTCGGCGACGGGAGCGTCCGACTGGTCCAAGTCGCTCCAGCGCCAGCTGGAGTTCTACCAGTGGCTGCAGTCGTCGGAGGGCGCCATCGCGGGCGGCGCGACCAACAGCTGGCAGGGCCGGTACGCGACCCCGCCGGCCGGCACGCCGACGTTCTACGGCATGTACTACGACTGGGAGCCCGTCTACCACGACCCGCCGTCCAACCAGTGGTTCGGCTTCCAGGCGTGGTCGATGGAGAGGGTCGCCGAGTACTACCAGCAGACGGGGAACGCCACCGCGAAGGCGGTCCTCGACAAGTGGGTGAAGTGGGCCCTGTCCAAGACCACGATCAACCCGGACGGCACCTACCAGATCCCCTCCACCCTCCAGTGGTCCGGGCAGCCCGACACCTGGAACCCCTCGTCCCCCGGTTCCAACAGCGGACTGCACGTCACCGTCGCCGACTACACCAACGACGTCGGCGTGGCGGCGGCCTACGCCAAGACGCTGACGTACTACGGGGCCAAGTCCGGTGACGCGACGGCCAAGTCGACGGCGAAGGCGCTGCTGGACGGCATGTGGAACAACTACCAGGACAGCCTGGGCATCGCCGTCCCGGAGACGCGCACCGACTACAGCCGGTTCGGCGACAGCGTGTACGTGCCGAGCGGCTGGAGCGGCACGATGCCGAACGGCGACGCGATCAACTCCTCGGCCACGTTCACCTCGCTGAGGTCCTTCTACAAGAACGACCCGGCCTGGTCGAAGATCGAGGCCTACCTCAAGGGCGGCGCCGCACCCGTCTTCACCTACCACCGGTTCTGGGCCCAGGCGGACATCGCCCTCGCCATGGGTTCGTACGCGGAGCTCCTCGAATAAGCCCCCGCCGGGCGCTCCGCGGGCTGGGCCGTGTGTGACTGCGGGTCCGTTGTCGCTGGTCGCACAGTTCACCGCGCCCCTTTCAGGGGCGCGGTGGGCACCGTACCTCTCGCGGTACCGCCTGAAGGCTCCGCGTGCGTGGTCCCGTCACCTGACGACGGGGCCGTCCCGCCGGGCGACCCCCACCCGCACTGGGGGTCGCCCGGCACATCTTTCTCCGGGAAGGACCTCTCGTGCGAAGAACCCGCATTCTCACGGCCGTGCTCGCGCTCGCCGCCGGTTTGCTGGCGGGCACGCCGCCCGCCCTGGCCACGAGCGCCCCGAGATCGACGCTCGCCGCCGACACCTACACCTGGAAGAACGCCCGGATCGACGGCGGTGGCTTCGTCCCGGGCATCGTCTTCAACCGCTCCGAGAAGAACCTGGTCTACGCCCGCACCGACATCGGCGGCGCCTACCGGTGGCAGGAGTCGACGAAGACGTGGACGCCCCTGCTGGACTCGGTCGGCTGGAACGACTGGGGGCACACGGGGGTCGTCAGCCTGGCCTCCGACTCCGTCGACCCGGACAAGGTGTACGCGGCCGTCGGGACGTACACCAACAGCTGGGATCCGAGCAGCGGAGCGGTGCTGCGCTCCTCGGACCGGGGTGCCACCTGGCAGAAGACGGACCTGCCGTTCAAGCTGGGCGGGAACATGCCGGGCCGGGGCATGGGCGAACGGCTCGCGATCGACCCGAACAAGGACAGCGTCCTGTACCTGGGCGCGCCCAGCGGCAAGGGCCTGTGGCGGTCGACGGACTCGGGGGTCACCTGGTCGCAGGTGACGAACTTCCCGAACGTGGGCAACTACCAGCAGGACCCGTCCGACACGACCGGGTACGCCAATGACAACCAGGGCATCGTCTGGGTCACCTTCGACGAGTCGACGTCCACGGCCGGCAACGCGACGAAGACCATCTACGTCGGGGTGGCCGACAAGGACAACGCGGTGTACCGCTCGACGGACGCGGGCGCGACCTGGCAGCGCCTGGCCGGGCAGCCGACCGGATACCTGGCCCACAAAGGTGTACTGGATACGAAGAACGGCTACCTGTACATCGCATACAGCGACAAGGGCGGCCCGTACGACGGCGGCAAGGGCCAGTTGTGGCGGTACACGACCGCGACCGGAACGTGGACGAACATCAGCCCGGTGGCGGAGGCGGACACCTACTACGGCTTCAGCGGGCTGACCGTCGACCGGCAGCACCCGGGCACCGTCATGGCCACCGCATACAGTTCCTGGTGGCCGGACACCCAGATCTTCCGCTCCACGAACAGCGGCGCGACCTGGACGAAGGCCTGGGACTACACGTCGTATCCCAACCGCTCGAACCGGTACACGATCGACGTCTCCTCCTCCCCCTGGCTGACCTTCGGGGCGAACCCGTCACCGCCCGAACAGACCCCGAAACTGGGCTGGATGACGGAGTCGCTGGAGATAGACCCGTTCAACTCCGACCGGATGATGTACGGCACCGGCGCGACGCTCTACGGCACCGAGAACCTGACGAAATGGGACAGCGGCGGTCAGTTCACCGTCAGGCCGATGGTGCAGGGCCTGGAGGAGACGTCCGTCAACGACCTCGCTTCTCCCCCGTCCGGAGGGGCGCAGTTGTTCAGCGCACTCGGTGACATCGGCGGGTTCCGGCACACGGACGTGACGAAGATTCCGTCGATGATGTACACGTCCCCCACCTTCACGACCACCACCAGCCTGGATTTCGCCGAGACGAACCCCAGCACCGTGGTGCGGGTGGGCAACCTGGACTCGGGGCCACACATCGCGTTCTCGACCGACAACGGCGCCAACTGGTTCGCCGGCACCGACCCCTCCGGGGTGAGCGGCGGCGGCACGGTCGCGGCGGCCTGTGACGGCAGCCGGTTCGTGTGGAGTCCGGCCGGCACGGGCGTGCAGTACACCACGGGCTTCGGCTCGTCCTGGTCGGCGTCGAGCGGTATCCCGGCGGGCGCGA encodes:
- a CDS encoding cellulose binding domain-containing protein is translated as MRRTRILTAVLALAAGLLAGTPPALATSAPRSTLAADTYTWKNARIDGGGFVPGIVFNRSEKNLVYARTDIGGAYRWQESTKTWTPLLDSVGWNDWGHTGVVSLASDSVDPDKVYAAVGTYTNSWDPSSGAVLRSSDRGATWQKTDLPFKLGGNMPGRGMGERLAIDPNKDSVLYLGAPSGKGLWRSTDSGVTWSQVTNFPNVGNYQQDPSDTTGYANDNQGIVWVTFDESTSTAGNATKTIYVGVADKDNAVYRSTDAGATWQRLAGQPTGYLAHKGVLDTKNGYLYIAYSDKGGPYDGGKGQLWRYTTATGTWTNISPVAEADTYYGFSGLTVDRQHPGTVMATAYSSWWPDTQIFRSTNSGATWTKAWDYTSYPNRSNRYTIDVSSSPWLTFGANPSPPEQTPKLGWMTESLEIDPFNSDRMMYGTGATLYGTENLTKWDSGGQFTVRPMVQGLEETSVNDLASPPSGGAQLFSALGDIGGFRHTDVTKIPSMMYTSPTFTTTTSLDFAETNPSTVVRVGNLDSGPHIAFSTDNGANWFAGTDPSGVSGGGTVAAACDGSRFVWSPAGTGVQYTTGFGSSWSASSGIPAGATVESDRVDPKTFYGFKSGKFYVSSDGGATFTASPATGLPSGDSVRFKALPGTKGDIWLAGGASDGAYGLWHSTDGGATFTKLVNVEQADTIGFGKAASGASYQTLFTSAKIGGVRGIFRSTDKGASWTRINDDAHQWGWTGAAITGDPRVYGRVYVSTNGRGVIYGDTSDTSGGSGGGTGGGGTTPPPTGACTVAYKVTNQWSGGFQADVQLTNTGSTAWNGWSLAWSFPDGQQVSQMWNAGYTQSGQTVTAKNVNWNAGVAAGASVAFGFTGSWSSANGRPTAFQVGDQTCAVG